A genomic segment from Ignavibacteriales bacterium encodes:
- a CDS encoding PGPGW domain-containing protein, producing MRNIIIKTQKQAKRLIIIVVGFTVLLLGVAMILLPGPAFIMIPLGLGILATEFVWARTLLNKFKEKLGRITKTNFTDKTK from the coding sequence ATGCGGAACATTATTATTAAAACTCAAAAGCAAGCCAAAAGGTTAATCATAATAGTAGTAGGTTTTACAGTACTTCTTTTAGGAGTGGCCATGATACTATTGCCTGGACCAGCATTCATTATGATACCGCTTGGGTTAGGCATTCTTGCAACAGAATTTGTTTGGGCAAGAACATTGTTAAATAAGTTTAAAGAAAAATTAGGCAGAATTACTAAGACTAATTTTACTGATAAAACAAAGTAA
- a CDS encoding ion transporter, producing MNREKVKQFVEKSSVQNFIIALIVFNSITIGMETSSVIMNSFGRTLLLIDKIILAVFVIEILLKLYAYGFSFFKSGWNVFDFSIVAIALLPASGVLAVLRSLRIFRSLRLIKNVPKLRFIVESLFHSLPSLVWIFVLLALVFYVFAVIGTKLFGAGYPEWFGNIGASMFSLFQIMTLEGWAEISRAIMVKYPFANIYFIIFILLASYTTLNIFIAIVVNTMSEVQQKTSKEGIEKIEDIIQDEKEELRKDILSLKEQIIKMEEKLTKRVN from the coding sequence ATGAATCGAGAAAAAGTAAAACAATTTGTAGAGAAGAGTTCGGTACAAAATTTCATAATCGCTTTAATAGTTTTTAATTCCATAACGATTGGAATGGAAACTTCCAGCGTAATAATGAACTCGTTTGGAAGAACGCTTCTGCTTATCGATAAAATAATTCTTGCAGTTTTTGTAATTGAAATATTATTAAAGCTTTATGCTTATGGATTTTCATTTTTTAAAAGCGGCTGGAATGTTTTTGATTTTTCAATTGTAGCGATTGCTTTACTGCCAGCTTCCGGAGTTTTGGCGGTTTTACGGTCATTAAGGATTTTTCGTTCTCTTAGATTAATCAAAAATGTACCGAAGCTAAGATTCATTGTTGAATCCCTATTTCATTCACTTCCTAGTCTTGTTTGGATATTTGTTCTGCTGGCACTGGTGTTTTACGTGTTTGCGGTCATAGGTACAAAACTTTTCGGAGCTGGGTATCCGGAGTGGTTTGGTAATATTGGTGCATCAATGTTTTCATTATTCCAGATTATGACTCTTGAGGGCTGGGCAGAAATTTCCAGAGCAATAATGGTTAAATATCCTTTTGCTAATATTTACTTTATAATTTTTATACTGCTGGCGTCTTACACGACATTAAATATATTTATTGCTATCGTTGTGAACACAATGAGCGAAGTGCAGCAAAAAACCAGTAAAGAAGGAATTGAGAAAATAGAGGATATTATTCAAGATGAGAAGGAAGAGTTAAGAAAAGATATTTTAAGCCTGAAGGAACAGATAATTAAAATGGAAGAGAAATTGACGAAAAGAGTAAATTGA
- a CDS encoding CIA30 family protein: MNFLSIILAAIIMNNSLLLNEDNILLNSSFMQTENKWRIVNDGVMGGLSSSNVNVNEDNKIVFKGNVSLENNGGFASLRSPIKNYNFEKFSGIELRMKGDGKRYSISMKETAYFTGYFYTTSLETKKEEWMVIKIPFDEFKLYYYGKETGSSKKIPLNNIKEISLLIGDKQEGTFITEIDYIKLY; the protein is encoded by the coding sequence ATGAATTTTCTTTCAATTATACTTGCGGCAATAATTATGAATAACTCCTTACTACTAAACGAAGACAACATTTTGCTAAATTCGTCTTTTATGCAAACAGAAAATAAATGGCGCATTGTAAATGACGGAGTAATGGGTGGATTGAGCTCTTCAAATGTAAATGTTAATGAAGACAATAAAATAGTTTTTAAAGGAAACGTTTCTCTAGAAAATAATGGTGGGTTTGCCTCGCTAAGAAGTCCTATTAAAAATTACAACTTTGAAAAGTTTTCTGGTATTGAACTAAGAATGAAAGGTGATGGAAAGCGCTACAGCATCTCGATGAAAGAGACTGCTTATTTTACTGGCTATTTTTATACAACATCATTGGAAACAAAAAAAGAAGAGTGGATGGTTATAAAAATTCCATTCGATGAGTTTAAACTTTATTATTATGGAAAAGAAACCGGCTCAAGCAAAAAAATTCCTCTTAACAATATCAAAGAAATATCTTTGCTTATTGGGGACAAACAGGAAGGGACTTTTATTACTGAAATTGATTATATAAAACTTTACTGA
- a CDS encoding GNAT family N-acetyltransferase, with translation MDIEIRHLTKDLQDDYLFLFDNMIHKENPDWSKCYCNDYHFLGDVETCTREASRAMIINRINENELRGYLVFENDKPIGWCNANNRSNYQRLLRDYDLIDNPDDKVCSIVCFLIHPDYRRQGIAQMILEKIIEDYSNADYDYLEAYPRKGESSESNFKGPLELYKRYDFKINKEYDDYYVMRKKIK, from the coding sequence ATGGATATTGAAATAAGGCATTTGACTAAAGATTTACAAGACGATTACTTGTTTCTTTTTGACAATATGATTCACAAGGAAAACCCTGATTGGTCAAAATGTTATTGTAACGACTATCACTTCCTTGGAGATGTGGAAACATGTACTCGTGAAGCCAGCCGTGCCATGATTATAAATCGTATCAACGAGAATGAGTTGAGAGGTTATTTGGTTTTTGAAAATGATAAACCGATTGGATGGTGCAATGCAAATAACAGATCGAATTATCAAAGATTATTAAGAGACTATGATTTAATTGATAATCCTGATGATAAAGTTTGTTCTATTGTTTGTTTTTTAATACATCCCGATTATAGAAGACAAGGGATTGCTCAAATGATTCTTGAAAAAATCATTGAGGATTACTCGAATGCGGACTATGATTATCTTGAAGCATATCCAAGAAAAGGAGAATCGAGCGAGAGTAATTTCAAAGGACCGTTGGAATTATATAAGAGATACGATTTCAAGATAAATAAAGAGTATGATGATTATTATGTAATGAGAAAAAAAATAAAATAA
- a CDS encoding NAD(P)H-dependent oxidoreductase, whose protein sequence is MNNLIIIAHPDKKSFCHNGIFKTIHETLFANKENIDVIDLYEEKFNVFGDEEKTNLYKGLITKSNRIYIISPVWWFRCTPLLESFFDQVLSPGFAYKFIPITKSLGIPKPFLGNKKVRTYLTHGAPAFPVLTLYVNSVKLRLVMGVYSFVFGWFKTKTRQFWSVPFVSESKRKKYLERVVKDVKKDINKMR, encoded by the coding sequence ATGAACAATTTAATAATAATAGCGCATCCTGATAAGAAAAGTTTTTGCCACAATGGTATTTTCAAAACTATTCACGAAACACTCTTTGCCAATAAAGAAAATATTGATGTAATAGATTTATATGAAGAAAAATTTAATGTTTTCGGAGATGAAGAGAAAACGAATTTATACAAAGGACTAATCACCAAATCAAATCGAATATACATTATTTCACCGGTGTGGTGGTTTAGGTGCACACCATTATTAGAATCATTTTTCGATCAGGTATTAAGTCCTGGTTTTGCATATAAATTCATACCTATTACAAAATCATTAGGTATTCCTAAACCGTTTTTAGGTAACAAAAAAGTAAGAACCTATTTAACGCACGGGGCCCCTGCCTTTCCTGTGCTTACCTTATATGTAAATTCTGTTAAACTTAGACTTGTTATGGGCGTTTATTCATTTGTATTTGGATGGTTCAAAACTAAAACTCGTCAATTCTGGTCGGTGCCCTTTGTCTCTGAAAGCAAAAGAAAAAAATATCTTGAGAGAGTTGTTAAAGATGTTAAGAAAGATATTAACAAAATGAGATAG
- a CDS encoding SDR family oxidoreductase, protein MKILLTGATGYIGKRLLPVLIEQGHTVVCCVRNRNRFPSDGVYHHPNVSLFEVDFLKEIPSSELIKDIDAAYYLIHSMSSNIKDFGSLEERSANSFVNLVEQTSAKQIIYLGGITNEDKLSKHLASRKKVEEILSKSKVPLTSIRAGIIVGSGSASFEIIRDLVEKLPVMVTPKWLNTRHQPIAIRNILQYLSGVLLRPETFNKSYDVGGPDVLSYKEMLLQFAEIRGLKRFIFTVPIMTPRLSSYWLYFVTSTSYMLAINLVNSMKIEVVAKNNELEKMLNIKPFTYKEAVQLAFQRIEQNNVISSWKDSLSSSYTDNSLLEHINVPKDGCFIDKREKEITQDVEQVLDNIWSIGGERGWYYGDWLWHLRGFLDKLAGGVGLRRGRTNLHKINTGDTLDFWRVLAADKQNKRLLLYAEMKLPGEAWLEFDIISKNEKCFLKQTATFRPKGVLGRLYWYSVLPFHYFVFDGMAKNIINYKIKT, encoded by the coding sequence ATGAAAATACTTCTAACTGGTGCCACCGGCTATATTGGTAAAAGACTTCTTCCGGTTTTGATTGAACAAGGTCACACTGTTGTTTGTTGTGTAAGAAATAGAAATAGGTTTCCATCTGATGGAGTCTATCATCATCCAAATGTTTCTCTCTTTGAAGTTGATTTTCTGAAAGAGATTCCTTCCTCAGAATTAATTAAAGACATTGATGCCGCATACTATCTTATACATTCTATGAGTTCTAATATTAAAGACTTTGGTTCATTAGAAGAAAGATCTGCAAATAGTTTTGTTAATCTGGTTGAACAAACTTCGGCTAAGCAAATAATTTATCTCGGTGGGATTACAAACGAAGACAAACTTTCCAAACATCTTGCCTCAAGAAAAAAAGTTGAAGAGATATTATCAAAAAGCAAAGTTCCTTTAACATCTATAAGAGCAGGAATAATTGTTGGATCAGGAAGTGCCTCATTTGAAATTATTCGTGATCTTGTTGAAAAACTTCCTGTTATGGTTACTCCCAAATGGTTAAACACGAGACATCAGCCAATAGCAATCAGAAATATTCTCCAATATCTTTCCGGTGTGTTGCTTAGACCTGAAACATTTAATAAATCTTATGATGTAGGTGGACCGGATGTTTTATCCTACAAAGAAATGCTGTTACAATTTGCAGAAATAAGGGGATTAAAGAGATTTATTTTTACTGTCCCTATTATGACCCCTCGTCTTTCCTCATATTGGCTTTACTTTGTTACATCAACATCGTACATGCTTGCAATAAATCTTGTTAACAGTATGAAGATTGAAGTAGTTGCAAAGAATAATGAACTTGAAAAAATGCTGAACATAAAACCCTTCACATATAAAGAAGCTGTACAGCTTGCCTTTCAAAGAATAGAACAAAACAATGTAATCTCCAGCTGGAAAGATTCTCTTAGTTCAAGCTACACTGATAATTCATTACTTGAACATATTAATGTTCCCAAAGATGGATGCTTTATTGATAAAAGAGAAAAAGAAATCACACAAGATGTTGAACAGGTGTTAGATAATATCTGGTCTATTGGAGGAGAGCGTGGCTGGTATTACGGTGATTGGCTCTGGCACTTAAGAGGATTTTTAGACAAACTCGCTGGTGGAGTTGGCTTGCGAAGAGGAAGAACTAATCTTCATAAAATAAATACAGGAGATACGCTGGATTTTTGGCGCGTACTTGCTGCGGATAAACAAAATAAACGATTGCTTCTTTATGCAGAAATGAAATTACCCGGAGAAGCATGGTTAGAGTTTGATATTATTAGTAAGAATGAAAAGTGTTTTTTAAAACAAACCGCAACATTCCGTCCAAAAGGAGTATTGGGAAGATTATACTGGTACTCAGTGTTACCTTTTCATTATTTTGTATTTGATGGAATGGCGAAGAATATCATTAATTATAAGATAAAAACATGA
- a CDS encoding SPFH domain-containing protein, protein MDKITEKTASKLNGFIALFLVIAMFAIDIYLISTGIRLNNPDVLWFLIPLIIISFLSFGGFMIVQPNESKVLILFGRYTGTVRESGFWWVNPFTVKKHVSLRIRNFNSDKIKVNDLHGNPIEIAAVIVWRVVDSARAIFDVQNYEQFVAIQAETAIRTLASEYPYDTNEGEKESLRSSPTEVAENLQKELQKRLEVTGVIIVEARITHLAYAQEIAQAMLRRQQAQAIVAARFKIVEGAVGMVQQALQDLSDKNIVNLDEERKAQMVNNLMVALVADHEAIPVINTGTIYQ, encoded by the coding sequence ATGGACAAGATTACCGAAAAAACTGCTAGTAAACTAAATGGTTTTATAGCATTGTTCTTAGTTATCGCAATGTTTGCAATTGATATTTATTTAATCTCAACGGGAATAAGATTAAACAATCCCGATGTTCTCTGGTTTCTGATTCCCTTGATAATAATATCATTCCTGAGTTTTGGTGGATTCATGATTGTTCAGCCAAATGAATCTAAAGTGTTAATATTATTTGGTCGATACACCGGAACCGTCCGGGAATCTGGTTTTTGGTGGGTTAATCCTTTTACAGTAAAAAAACATGTTTCTTTGAGGATAAGAAACTTTAACAGCGATAAAATAAAAGTAAATGATTTACACGGAAATCCAATTGAGATAGCGGCCGTAATTGTATGGCGTGTTGTCGATTCTGCTCGCGCAATATTTGATGTTCAAAATTACGAACAGTTTGTTGCGATACAGGCTGAAACTGCGATTCGTACTCTTGCATCAGAATATCCGTACGACACTAATGAAGGCGAGAAAGAATCATTGAGAAGCAGCCCGACCGAAGTTGCGGAAAATCTTCAGAAAGAACTTCAAAAAAGACTTGAGGTAACGGGAGTAATTATTGTTGAAGCAAGAATCACTCACCTTGCATACGCTCAGGAAATTGCACAGGCAATGTTACGCAGACAGCAGGCTCAGGCAATTGTTGCAGCAAGATTTAAAATTGTTGAAGGTGCTGTTGGAATGGTTCAGCAAGCATTGCAGGATTTAAGCGATAAAAACATTGTTAATCTTGATGAAGAGAGAAAAGCACAAATGGTAAATAATCTTATGGTCGCCTTGGTTGCCGACCATGAAGCTATACCAGTTATAAATACTGGAACAATCTATCAATAA
- a CDS encoding Arc family DNA-binding protein: protein MSEKKKFLLRIDGNVYAALERWAADDLRSINAQIEFLLTDALKKSGRISLNKSLPENDNSEPEKSISDN, encoded by the coding sequence ATGAGTGAAAAGAAAAAATTTTTATTAAGAATAGATGGTAATGTTTATGCCGCCCTGGAAAGATGGGCGGCTGATGATTTACGAAGTATCAATGCACAAATAGAGTTTTTGCTAACTGATGCATTAAAAAAATCAGGAAGAATTAGTTTAAACAAGTCCCTACCAGAGAACGATAATTCGGAACCAGAAAAATCAATTTCTGACAATTAA
- a CDS encoding DUF1697 domain-containing protein, which translates to MQKYIAFLKAINVGGHNVKMDYLKTLFEKMGFENVATFIASGNVIFETNLKNVGSIKNKIETELEKSLGYKVSTFIRTTKELKEISEFKPFKESELNNANNSLYIAFLQNPPSKENQNKVKAFQKEANEFNFYKNEMYWLCRKNFSDSGITGKQLEKKLDMEITVRNSTTIKKMVSKFS; encoded by the coding sequence ATGCAAAAATACATCGCATTTCTAAAAGCAATTAACGTAGGCGGACATAACGTTAAAATGGATTATCTAAAAACGCTTTTTGAAAAAATGGGATTTGAAAATGTTGCAACATTTATTGCAAGTGGAAATGTTATTTTCGAAACAAATTTAAAAAATGTTGGTTCGATAAAAAACAAAATAGAAACTGAGTTAGAAAAATCTCTCGGTTATAAGGTTTCCACTTTTATCAGAACAACAAAAGAACTTAAAGAAATATCAGAGTTTAAACCTTTTAAAGAATCTGAACTAAATAATGCCAATAATTCGCTTTACATTGCTTTTTTACAAAATCCACCGTCTAAAGAAAATCAAAACAAAGTTAAAGCTTTTCAAAAGGAAGCGAATGAGTTCAATTTTTATAAAAATGAAATGTATTGGCTTTGCAGAAAAAATTTTAGCGATTCCGGAATTACAGGAAAACAATTAGAAAAGAAACTTGATATGGAAATAACTGTGCGCAATTCAACAACGATAAAAAAAATGGTTTCCAAATTTTCTTAG
- a CDS encoding DUF1211 domain-containing protein, translated as MTKNRLEAFSDGVIAIIITIMVLELQVPLGTELSTLQPLIPVFLSYILSFIYLGIYWNNHHHLLQTVNNVKGGILWANLHLLFWLSLVPFTTGWMGENHFAQIPTALYGFILLMAAISYFMLQTVIVKSQGENSLLAKAIGRDLKGKASPILYVVAIISVFYHPKIAQGIYLLVALIWLIPDKRIEKVFFDNNSSK; from the coding sequence ATGACAAAAAATAGATTAGAAGCTTTTAGTGATGGTGTAATTGCTATTATAATTACAATAATGGTCCTAGAGCTTCAAGTCCCGCTTGGTACAGAATTATCTACACTCCAGCCATTGATTCCAGTATTTTTAAGTTACATTTTAAGTTTTATATATCTTGGCATTTACTGGAACAACCATCATCATTTATTACAAACAGTTAACAACGTTAAGGGCGGCATTCTTTGGGCAAATTTACATTTACTTTTTTGGTTATCACTAGTGCCTTTTACAACAGGCTGGATGGGTGAAAATCATTTTGCACAGATTCCAACCGCATTATATGGGTTTATTTTGTTAATGGCAGCTATTTCGTACTTTATGCTTCAAACTGTAATTGTAAAATCACAAGGTGAAAACTCTCTGTTAGCAAAAGCAATTGGTCGTGATTTAAAAGGCAAAGCTTCACCTATATTGTATGTGGTCGCTATTATTTCAGTTTTTTATCATCCTAAAATTGCACAAGGAATTTATCTTTTGGTTGCCCTAATTTGGTTAATTCCTGATAAGAGAATTGAAAAAGTTTTTTTTGATAATAATAGCAGCAAATAA
- a CDS encoding PAS domain S-box protein yields the protein MKENKLIDKSFTKEITNIDQKVRIAQVQLLYKQTKTGLIGVLIVALTACVVFWQVVPQWKLSLWTVITVLLTLIRGGVVFAFQKRASLNSNIDQWASLHVIGVVASGLLWSIPFIFLWPTTEHSVFRLVWPIFILPLSAAAVATYYTWTPSYVLFLVLTALPISLRFFFEGGELYYIMGLLTLFFIAVLLRAGKVMHAASVSSFEFGIRNEALNIELNEGISIREQLNLQLQQEIVERKLAENEIRKLSKVFLDGTNPTFIEDLNGHILEMNNEAVNFYGFSREELVGKSIKLLVPDEKHEKIDELIKLCVEGKLVRDVEGLQRKKDGSKIPVLITLSLLTDEENNPFAIASIASDITEQKNIERELIKSKAAAESANAAKDKFFKIISHDLRSPFNSIIGFSNLLNEEYDSFDDLRRKECIRQINMSSLNAYNLLENLLTWARTQTDEITINKEELNLKKLVETSIATALLNADAKNISVINNVQPELFISIDKNTALTFIRNIVNNAIKFTHKGGHITIDSHVNEDSISLHITDTGVGISPEVIDHLFQIGKDISTKGTNNEKGTGLGLILCKEFIEKNGGSITVKSEVNKGSEFIIILPQ from the coding sequence ATGAAGGAAAATAAATTAATAGACAAAAGTTTTACAAAGGAAATCACAAATATTGATCAAAAAGTACGTATTGCCCAAGTTCAACTACTTTATAAGCAAACCAAGACTGGTCTAATTGGTGTTCTAATTGTTGCACTTACTGCCTGTGTAGTTTTTTGGCAGGTTGTTCCTCAATGGAAACTCTCCTTGTGGACTGTTATAACAGTTCTCCTCACTTTAATTAGAGGAGGTGTTGTATTTGCCTTTCAAAAAAGAGCGTCTTTAAACTCTAATATTGATCAATGGGCAAGCCTCCATGTCATCGGTGTTGTGGCTTCTGGCTTGCTGTGGTCCATCCCATTTATATTCTTATGGCCTACTACAGAACATTCTGTATTTCGGCTAGTTTGGCCAATATTCATTTTACCTCTGAGCGCAGCAGCTGTTGCAACTTACTATACTTGGACTCCATCTTATGTTTTATTTCTCGTCCTCACTGCATTACCGATATCCCTAAGGTTTTTCTTTGAAGGGGGAGAGCTCTACTATATAATGGGGCTCCTTACTTTATTCTTCATTGCGGTCTTACTACGTGCTGGAAAAGTGATGCATGCAGCCAGTGTAAGTTCATTTGAATTCGGTATTAGAAACGAAGCGCTTAATATTGAATTGAATGAAGGCATATCAATAAGGGAACAACTTAATTTACAACTTCAACAGGAAATAGTCGAAAGAAAGTTGGCTGAAAATGAAATCCGAAAACTCTCCAAGGTATTTCTGGATGGAACAAATCCAACATTCATAGAAGATTTAAATGGCCACATATTGGAAATGAACAATGAAGCTGTGAATTTTTATGGCTTTTCAAGAGAGGAATTAGTTGGCAAATCTATAAAACTACTAGTGCCCGATGAGAAGCATGAAAAAATCGATGAATTGATTAAACTTTGTGTGGAAGGTAAATTGGTTCGTGATGTTGAAGGTTTACAACGGAAAAAGGATGGCAGTAAAATCCCTGTTCTTATAACTCTGTCCTTGTTAACTGATGAAGAAAATAATCCTTTTGCAATAGCCTCTATTGCTTCAGATATAACCGAACAAAAAAATATTGAGAGGGAATTAATAAAATCTAAAGCTGCCGCTGAAAGTGCCAATGCTGCCAAGGATAAATTTTTTAAAATTATTTCACACGACCTTAGAAGTCCCTTTAATAGTATAATTGGTTTTTCAAACTTATTGAATGAGGAATATGATTCATTTGATGATTTGAGAAGGAAAGAGTGTATTCGGCAGATTAATATGTCCTCTCTTAATGCCTATAACTTACTAGAAAACCTTTTAACTTGGGCTAGAACTCAAACGGATGAAATTACAATAAATAAAGAAGAATTAAATCTGAAAAAATTGGTTGAAACAAGTATTGCTACAGCTTTGTTAAATGCCGATGCTAAAAATATTAGTGTAATCAATAACGTTCAGCCTGAATTGTTTATATCAATTGATAAAAACACAGCTTTAACATTTATCAGAAATATAGTAAACAATGCTATAAAATTTACACATAAAGGAGGGCATATTACAATTGATTCACACGTCAATGAAGATAGCATTAGCCTCCATATCACCGATACGGGTGTGGGTATATCTCCTGAGGTTATTGATCATTTATTTCAAATAGGCAAGGATATATCAACTAAAGGAACCAATAACGAAAAGGGCACAGGATTGGGGCTCATTCTGTGTAAAGAATTTATTGAAAAAAATGGAGGTTCGATTACCGTAAAGAGCGAAGTAAATAAGGGCAGTGAGTTTATTATAATATTGCCACAATAG
- a CDS encoding aspartate/glutamate racemase family protein: MKHSKATLIFTFLLSSLLFICCNSEQDPTTKNLEHSILSDASSFFYVNVKNYPVKNKKLPIGIFDSGTGGLTVMDAIVNYDGFNNQNKNLNSDGILDFEKEYFIYLADQANMPYGNYPSLNKTDVLKEHILKDLQFLLSNKYYQSSGDEEFKIDKSPVKAIVIACNTATAYGMDDIEAFLKKAKLDIQVIGVINAGVKGAFENISKDEDCSIGVMATEGTVLSNGYLNTINKYHSDLNYKGEIQTFQQAGIGLAGAIDGVIDYINTQATEIRKEYKGPSLTSIDAKIDLSILNRYNFDWSNNKILYSGEKNNPTEIQLNSIENYIYYNVVSLVEQLKVSQTTKPLKKIILGCTHYPFYKNIFAQKLDELYNLKENEKYVYRNYMHKEIKLIDPALNTAKELYEYLRENNLFGDNELNNSEFYISVPNVQNKNIKLDSLGNFTYEYKYGRTAGIIHEYVKQVPFNKSNLHPDVIDMLKEKTPLIFKLITDFNQTNSKAEFIRSNNLVIL, translated from the coding sequence ATGAAACATTCAAAAGCAACATTAATCTTTACTTTCCTTCTTTCTTCTCTTCTCTTTATTTGTTGTAATTCAGAACAAGACCCAACAACAAAAAATCTTGAGCATTCTATTCTGTCAGACGCTTCAAGCTTTTTCTATGTTAATGTAAAAAACTATCCTGTAAAAAATAAAAAACTGCCAATAGGAATTTTTGATTCCGGTACCGGCGGATTGACTGTGATGGATGCAATCGTAAATTATGATGGCTTTAACAATCAAAACAAAAATCTTAATTCTGATGGTATTCTGGATTTTGAAAAAGAATATTTTATTTATCTCGCTGATCAAGCCAATATGCCTTATGGCAATTATCCTTCTCTAAATAAAACTGATGTTTTAAAGGAACATATTCTTAAGGATCTTCAATTTCTTCTAAGTAATAAATATTATCAATCATCTGGTGATGAAGAATTTAAAATCGATAAATCTCCGGTTAAAGCAATTGTAATTGCATGTAATACTGCAACAGCATACGGAATGGATGACATTGAGGCATTTTTAAAAAAAGCAAAGCTGGATATTCAAGTAATTGGAGTGATTAATGCCGGAGTTAAAGGTGCTTTTGAGAATATTTCTAAGGATGAAGATTGCAGCATCGGAGTAATGGCAACAGAGGGTACGGTTTTATCAAATGGATATCTGAATACAATAAATAAGTATCATTCAGATCTCAATTATAAAGGAGAAATCCAGACATTTCAGCAAGCTGGAATTGGATTAGCCGGAGCTATTGATGGTGTGATAGATTATATTAACACACAGGCAACAGAAATAAGAAAAGAATATAAGGGACCATCATTAACATCAATTGATGCCAAAATTGATTTAAGTATTTTGAATCGATATAATTTTGATTGGTCTAATAATAAAATTTTATACTCGGGCGAAAAAAACAATCCAACTGAAATACAGCTTAATTCAATAGAAAATTATATATACTATAATGTTGTTTCTCTGGTTGAGCAATTAAAAGTGTCTCAAACCACAAAGCCACTTAAAAAAATAATACTTGGTTGCACTCATTATCCATTCTACAAAAACATATTTGCTCAAAAACTCGATGAGTTATATAATTTAAAAGAGAATGAGAAATATGTTTACAGAAACTATATGCATAAAGAAATTAAATTGATTGATCCCGCATTAAATACAGCCAAGGAATTGTATGAATATCTTAGAGAGAATAATCTGTTTGGCGATAATGAATTGAACAATAGTGAATTTTATATTTCAGTTCCGAATGTTCAGAATAAAAATATAAAACTAGACTCGCTTGGTAATTTTACGTACGAATATAAATACGGTCGCACAGCGGGAATTATTCATGAATATGTTAAACAAGTTCCTTTCAACAAATCCAATTTACACCCTGATGTAATTGATATGTTAAAGGAAAAAACTCCATTAATTTTTAAACTGATAACAGACTTTAATCAAACAAATAGTAAAGCTGAGTTTATAAGAAGCAATAACTTGGTAATACTTTAA